The following proteins are co-located in the Deferribacter autotrophicus genome:
- a CDS encoding dihydroorotase: MLLLKNCTVINFDKIEENVNILINNDKIEDITKEEIESATVIDCSGKYVVPGLIDMHVHFRDPGFEYKEDIESGSKAAVAGGVTTCLPMANTKPVNDNSSITRYMVEKAKEIGLIDLFPIAAVTKGMKGEELTEMGDILEAGAIAFSDDGLPVMNSEVMRRALEYASQFGSFIISHAEDKNLTGDGVINEGKISTITGLKGIPAESEEVMIARDILLAKLTKAHVHIAHVSTKGSVELIRWAKKMGINVTAEATPHHFTLTDEELLNYDTNYKMNPPLRTEEDKNAIIEGLKDGTIDIIATDHAPHHRVEKFVEFDNAAFGITGLQTLIPLTLNLVKSGQFDMKKFVYLTSYKPAEILNLKDRGYIAKGKKADITVIDDKIEYIFDEKVNKSKSDNTPFFKKKLIGAAIYTIKDGKIVYDFHQQ, from the coding sequence ATGTTACTTTTGAAAAATTGCACTGTAATAAATTTCGATAAAATTGAAGAAAATGTAAACATTTTGATTAACAATGATAAAATCGAAGATATAACAAAAGAAGAAATTGAGAGTGCAACTGTAATTGATTGCTCTGGCAAATATGTTGTCCCAGGTCTTATAGATATGCATGTCCATTTCAGGGATCCCGGATTTGAATACAAAGAGGATATTGAGTCCGGCAGCAAAGCCGCAGTGGCCGGTGGTGTAACTACATGTCTCCCAATGGCAAACACAAAACCTGTGAATGACAACAGCTCCATCACAAGATATATGGTAGAAAAAGCAAAAGAGATTGGACTTATTGATCTTTTCCCTATTGCAGCAGTGACAAAAGGGATGAAAGGGGAAGAGTTAACGGAAATGGGAGACATTCTAGAGGCAGGTGCAATAGCCTTTTCTGATGACGGTCTACCTGTAATGAATTCCGAAGTAATGAGAAGGGCCCTCGAATATGCAAGTCAATTTGGATCGTTTATCATTAGCCACGCCGAAGATAAAAATCTTACAGGAGACGGTGTAATAAATGAAGGGAAAATATCCACAATAACAGGATTAAAAGGGATACCGGCTGAATCAGAAGAAGTGATGATTGCAAGGGACATACTTCTTGCAAAACTCACTAAAGCCCATGTTCATATAGCTCATGTAAGCACAAAAGGAAGTGTAGAACTGATTAGATGGGCAAAAAAAATGGGTATTAATGTAACTGCTGAAGCAACGCCACATCATTTTACACTCACCGATGAAGAACTCTTAAATTACGATACAAACTACAAAATGAACCCACCGTTAAGAACAGAAGAAGATAAAAATGCAATAATCGAAGGATTAAAAGATGGTACCATTGATATAATTGCTACAGATCATGCTCCTCACCATAGAGTTGAAAAATTTGTTGAATTTGACAATGCCGCTTTTGGAATTACGGGATTGCAAACTTTAATTCCTCTAACACTAAACCTGGTAAAATCTGGACAGTTTGATATGAAAAAATTCGTTTATCTTACATCCTATAAACCAGCAGAAATTTTGAACCTCAAAGATAGAGGTTATATTGCCAAAGGTAAAAAAGCCGATATTACAGTTATTGACGATAAAATTGAATACATTTTTGATGAAAAAGTAAACAAATCAAAATCTGATAATACTCCATTTTTTAAGAAAAAATTAATTGGAGCTGCAATTTATACCATTAAAGATGGAAAAATCGTTTATGATTTTCATCAACAATAA
- a CDS encoding aspartate carbamoyltransferase catalytic subunit, translating to MSFTKTDLLGLKDLSKEEILFIIETAEKLKEINGRDVKKVPTLKGKTVVNLFFEPSTRTRTSFEIAGKRLSADTINFSASSSSTSKGETLIDTVKNIEAMHSDIFVVRHAFSGSVKFIAENTKANVVNAGDGTNEHPTQALLDLMTIKEHKGGFEGLNVAIMGDIEHSRVARSNLWGMSKLGINVRLFGPKTMLPEHFKHFNCKICSSMEEAVENADVIMMLRIQRERQSNLLLPSLREYSKFFGLNKRALSLAKKDAIIMHPGPINRGVELPSILADSKQSVILEQVENGVAIRMAVLYLLSLNKKEG from the coding sequence ATGTCTTTTACCAAAACTGATCTTCTAGGTCTAAAAGACCTTAGTAAGGAAGAGATTTTATTTATTATTGAAACAGCAGAAAAATTAAAAGAAATTAATGGAAGAGATGTTAAAAAAGTCCCAACTTTAAAAGGGAAAACGGTTGTTAATTTATTCTTTGAACCATCAACAAGGACAAGGACATCCTTTGAAATTGCAGGAAAAAGGCTTTCTGCAGACACTATCAACTTCTCTGCTTCTTCAAGTAGTACTTCAAAAGGGGAAACTCTCATTGACACAGTGAAAAATATTGAAGCCATGCACTCTGATATCTTCGTAGTAAGACACGCTTTTTCAGGATCGGTTAAATTTATTGCTGAAAATACAAAGGCAAACGTAGTCAATGCCGGTGATGGTACTAATGAACATCCCACACAAGCTCTTCTTGATTTGATGACTATAAAAGAACACAAAGGTGGTTTTGAAGGGTTAAATGTTGCAATCATGGGAGATATAGAACACAGTAGAGTAGCAAGATCAAACTTGTGGGGAATGAGTAAATTAGGAATCAACGTCCGTCTTTTCGGGCCTAAAACAATGCTTCCTGAACATTTTAAACATTTCAACTGTAAGATTTGCTCATCCATGGAAGAAGCAGTGGAAAATGCCGATGTAATTATGATGTTAAGAATTCAGAGGGAAAGACAGTCAAATCTTTTGTTGCCCTCTTTGAGAGAATATTCAAAATTTTTCGGACTAAACAAAAGAGCCTTGTCATTAGCCAAAAAAGATGCCATCATTATGCATCCAGGCCCAATTAACAGAGGTGTGGAATTACCAAGTATCCTTGCCGATAGCAAACAGTCAGTAATACTTGAACAGGTGGAAAATGGTGTTGCCATCAGAATGGCAGTATTATATCTGCTATCACTTAATAAGAAGGAGGGTTAA
- the cysS gene encoding cysteine--tRNA ligase: protein MLKVFNTMTGEKEEFIPLKDNEVRMYVCGVTVYDYCHIGHARSSVVFDVIRRYLTYKGFKVTFVKNFTDIDDKIINRSNKENIHWKELTEKFIKEHDYDMSQLNILPPDHTPKATEFIDEMIKLCETLIEKGYAYVADGDVYYRVSKFKEYGKLSKRDLEELMAGARVDINEKKENPLDFALWKKSKENEPFWESPWGKGRPGWHIECSVMSSKILGIPFDIHGGGKDLIFPHHENEIAQSEAAEEKMFAKYWIHNGFVNVNKEKMSKSLGNFFTIRDIITKFDPEVLRFFLLTTHYRSPIDFSFDHLIEAENSLNRIYIFFDDLNHYIVTKKGKNRIDEAKKIFEEFISSFEEAMDDDFNTAKGLASIFDYIRDMNRLLNQKVDEETLSEIEKLSSQMKDIVNQVLGIIVKTPEEWFEKNLPLPKNELLKLIEERATARKNKDFEKADKIRDKLESMGIELLDTPKGTRFRAIRKHEELN, encoded by the coding sequence ATGCTAAAAGTTTTTAACACGATGACAGGTGAAAAAGAGGAGTTTATCCCTTTAAAAGATAACGAAGTAAGAATGTATGTTTGTGGCGTCACTGTTTATGACTACTGCCACATTGGACATGCAAGAAGCTCAGTGGTTTTTGATGTTATTAGAAGATACTTGACTTACAAAGGGTTTAAAGTAACTTTTGTAAAAAATTTCACAGATATCGATGATAAAATTATAAATCGAAGCAACAAAGAAAATATCCACTGGAAAGAGCTAACGGAAAAATTCATCAAAGAGCATGATTATGACATGAGTCAACTCAATATTTTACCCCCCGACCACACCCCTAAAGCTACAGAATTTATAGATGAAATGATAAAACTGTGTGAAACATTGATAGAAAAAGGGTATGCTTACGTTGCAGATGGAGATGTCTACTATAGAGTTTCAAAATTTAAAGAATACGGAAAGCTCTCAAAACGTGACCTTGAAGAATTGATGGCAGGAGCAAGAGTGGACATTAATGAAAAGAAAGAGAATCCTCTTGATTTTGCTCTCTGGAAAAAAAGCAAAGAGAATGAACCTTTTTGGGAAAGTCCATGGGGAAAAGGACGTCCGGGATGGCATATTGAGTGTAGTGTGATGAGTTCTAAAATTTTAGGAATCCCTTTTGATATACATGGGGGTGGAAAAGATTTGATTTTCCCTCATCATGAAAATGAGATAGCTCAAAGTGAAGCCGCTGAAGAGAAAATGTTTGCAAAATACTGGATACATAACGGCTTTGTTAATGTTAACAAAGAAAAAATGTCAAAATCTCTTGGTAATTTCTTTACCATCAGAGATATTATTACGAAATTTGATCCTGAAGTGTTGAGGTTTTTTCTTCTTACTACCCATTACAGAAGCCCCATCGACTTCTCTTTCGACCACTTAATAGAAGCCGAAAATTCACTCAATAGAATTTATATCTTTTTTGACGATTTAAACCACTACATTGTAACAAAAAAAGGTAAAAACCGTATAGATGAAGCAAAAAAGATTTTTGAAGAGTTTATTTCCTCTTTTGAAGAAGCAATGGATGATGATTTCAATACTGCCAAAGGGCTAGCATCCATATTTGACTATATCAGAGATATGAATAGACTCCTCAATCAAAAAGTTGATGAAGAAACTTTATCCGAAATAGAAAAACTAAGTAGTCAGATGAAAGATATTGTTAATCAGGTTTTAGGCATTATCGTTAAAACACCTGAAGAATGGTTTGAAAAAAATCTACCACTACCTAAAAATGAACTTTTAAAACTTATCGAAGAAAGAGCAACTGCAAGAAAAAATAAAGACTTTGAAAAAGCAGAT
- a CDS encoding bifunctional nuclease family protein has product MKEASVKCVIKDPLTSRYVLILETKDGFYIPIKIGVFEAEAIYTELNQIVPPRPMTYDFITGILSAIDDVKVEKVIIEDYEDGIFKASLYLVNGSSCKVIDCRPSDAIALSLRVKSPVYIEEVVLSKCKCFTKDCIKGETGADILEEILTDQGTTYWDV; this is encoded by the coding sequence ATGAAGGAAGCATCTGTAAAATGTGTGATTAAGGATCCTCTTACTTCACGTTATGTTTTAATACTTGAAACAAAGGATGGTTTTTATATACCTATTAAAATAGGTGTTTTTGAAGCAGAAGCAATTTATACAGAATTAAATCAGATTGTTCCACCAAGGCCAATGACATACGATTTCATAACTGGTATTTTATCTGCCATTGATGATGTCAAGGTTGAAAAAGTGATTATAGAAGATTATGAGGACGGTATATTTAAAGCGAGTCTTTATTTAGTAAATGGGAGTAGCTGCAAGGTAATTGATTGCAGGCCTTCTGATGCCATAGCCCTTTCTTTAAGAGTAAAATCACCTGTTTATATTGAAGAGGTTGTGCTAAGTAAGTGTAAGTGTTTTACAAAAGATTGTATTAAAGGGGAAACAGGCGCAGATATTTTAGAAGAAATCTTAACTGACCAGGGTACTACCTATTGGGATGTGTAA
- the miaB gene encoding tRNA (N6-isopentenyl adenosine(37)-C2)-methylthiotransferase MiaB: MSKLYIRTFGCQMNEYDSERIASVFAERGYDLTDNIKEADFAVINTCSVREKPYHKVESELGRLKFMKRNKPNFKIAVCGCVAQQDGEKFLDRFDYVDLVFGTSAINRLHSLLDLVEQGERVCDVNEAEDELSIPVFAREKKVSAFVTIMKGCDNFCSYCIVPYVRGREKSRKPDEILDEVKYLVDNGVKEVTLLGQNVNSYGKNLDETITFAELLYKVHEINGLERLRFVTSHPKDFGDDLIFAIRDLPKICEYLHLPLQAGSSRILKLMNRKYSYEEYRDKVLKAKEMIPDLALSSDFIVGFPGETEDDFEMTLKALEEIRYESIFAFKYSPRPKTKASMWEDDVSEEEKSRRLDEVLKLQSKITEEINKSYVGKVQEILVEGVSKKDKNVFSGRNRQNKVVNILSNYKLNIGDIVTVEITEAKKNSLLGRVVEYAGR; this comes from the coding sequence ATGAGTAAACTTTATATAAGAACCTTTGGTTGTCAGATGAATGAATACGACTCAGAGAGGATTGCTTCTGTTTTTGCAGAGCGTGGTTATGACTTAACAGATAATATAAAAGAGGCTGATTTTGCCGTTATCAATACGTGCAGTGTAAGGGAAAAGCCTTATCATAAGGTGGAGAGTGAGCTTGGCAGATTAAAGTTTATGAAAAGAAATAAGCCTAATTTTAAAATAGCTGTATGTGGTTGTGTTGCGCAGCAGGATGGCGAAAAGTTTCTTGATAGATTTGACTATGTGGACTTGGTATTCGGGACAAGTGCTATAAACAGGCTTCACTCTTTACTTGATCTGGTAGAGCAAGGAGAGAGAGTATGTGATGTAAATGAAGCGGAGGATGAGCTTTCCATCCCTGTTTTTGCAAGGGAAAAAAAGGTATCAGCTTTTGTAACGATTATGAAGGGGTGCGATAACTTTTGCTCATACTGTATTGTACCTTATGTCAGGGGTAGAGAAAAGAGTCGTAAACCTGATGAAATATTGGATGAAGTAAAATATCTAGTGGATAATGGAGTAAAAGAGGTTACTCTCCTTGGACAAAATGTAAACTCATATGGGAAAAACCTTGATGAAACAATTACTTTTGCAGAGCTACTTTATAAGGTTCATGAGATAAATGGGCTTGAAAGATTAAGGTTTGTTACTTCTCATCCAAAGGATTTTGGTGATGATTTGATTTTTGCCATCAGGGATTTACCGAAAATATGCGAATATCTTCATTTGCCTCTACAGGCAGGCTCAAGCAGGATTCTTAAACTAATGAATAGAAAATATTCTTATGAAGAGTATAGAGATAAGGTTTTAAAGGCAAAAGAGATGATTCCTGATTTAGCACTGTCTTCCGATTTCATTGTGGGATTTCCAGGTGAAACTGAAGATGACTTTGAGATGACATTAAAGGCTTTGGAAGAGATAAGATATGAATCTATTTTTGCCTTCAAATATTCACCAAGACCGAAAACTAAAGCAAGCATGTGGGAAGATGATGTGAGTGAAGAGGAAAAATCAAGAAGGCTTGATGAAGTTTTAAAACTTCAATCGAAAATTACTGAAGAAATTAATAAGAGTTATGTGGGTAAAGTACAAGAGATATTGGTTGAAGGGGTTAGCAAAAAGGATAAAAATGTTTTTTCGGGTAGAAACAGGCAAAATAAGGTTGTAAATATTTTGTCAAATTATAAATTAAATATAGGTGATATTGTTACCGTTGAAATTACTGAAGCTAAAAAGAATTCATTATTGGGAAGAGTGGTTGAATATGCTGGGAGGTAG
- the pyrR gene encoding bifunctional pyr operon transcriptional regulator/uracil phosphoribosyltransferase PyrR: MKYEKEILNAHELDNILTRLTFQILEKCTDFENTKIIGIKRRGAILADRIREKIKQFKDKDIEIGYLDITLYRDDLTEISEFPIIRGTEIPFNVKNKNIILVDDVIFTGRTARAALDAIMDYGRPKKIILAVLIDRGHRELPIQPNYKGKYVPTSFDERINVKLKELDGIDSISISKNIK, encoded by the coding sequence ATGAAATATGAAAAAGAAATCTTAAATGCCCACGAACTTGATAACATCCTTACAAGATTAACGTTTCAAATCTTAGAAAAATGTACTGATTTTGAAAACACTAAAATAATAGGGATCAAAAGACGGGGTGCCATACTAGCTGATAGAATCAGGGAGAAGATAAAACAGTTTAAAGATAAGGATATCGAAATAGGATATCTGGATATCACTCTTTACAGAGATGACTTAACGGAAATTTCGGAGTTTCCCATTATAAGAGGCACAGAAATCCCTTTTAATGTAAAAAATAAAAATATCATACTTGTAGATGATGTGATCTTTACAGGAAGGACAGCAAGAGCCGCTCTTGATGCCATAATGGACTATGGTAGGCCAAAAAAGATTATTCTTGCCGTGTTGATTGATAGAGGTCACAGAGAACTTCCTATCCAGCCTAATTACAAAGGGAAATACGTTCCCACCAGTTTTGATGAACGAATAAATGTAAAATTGAAAGAACTAGATGGAATAGATAGTATCAGCATTAGTAAAAATATTAAGTGA
- a CDS encoding anaerobic glycerol-3-phosphate dehydrogenase subunit C, translating to MKTSKLEWGVEMPQLTDNIFDELHEIIKGDVYTDKLRRYMHSTDGSIYRVEPSCVVYPKDEEDVKSVIDFALKYGLSVHPRGAGSGLCGSAIGKGIVIDFMKYMNRLLEVNYEEGYFVCEPGYRFGELEKVISKEGFFFPPDPSSGEYTSFGGMFGTNASGAHSVKYGNVSDYVLDADIILSNGEKIVISEVLKKDYDELDDNLKRIYDLYEKNKEKIESAYPPVKYNVTGYNLRELVKGGRLDLSKLFCGAEGTLGIATKLKFKIIPKPKYDSLIVAYFDDIIASAEAVQLILPMGPSGIEIMDKSLLKIAKDNDETLRDKIPDGIDNVLLIEFDSFDKDEARLMAEKAKALIEEHGLTNSAFLAVEKEEKEKFWAIRKAAVPILYKLKGRKKILALIEDAAVPTDKLVEYFKGLYALLEKHKVDFVIYGHIAKGLLHTRPLLDLQDPHDIDYLKILADEVFELVNSLDGAISGEHGDGRIRSYYIEKQYPEIYHLFKEVKNIFDENSIFNPEIITHSDPYQVKKFLRFGKDYRSYDLPNKLLVWSEGFLDEVEKCHGCSKCTTVTEATRMCPIYKFTRDEAAAPKAKANILRALVSGAIDDKALFDKAFQYVINHCVNCGSCYKECPSNVNIPKMAMEARAQYVKKFGAGIEKKLVVSVELAARTTRKISPLLEKVMKPKIVRKINELFTGLAEEREFIAFKSKSLFEQVEREEGAGDKSVLYFTGCYAGYIEPNIGLSTIKLLKAIGYKVYIPDQHCCGLPMISKGMVDSAKKKVKKNLSKWGNLIDKVDYIVVSCSSCGLSLLQEWGYLLNTEEIEKIKSKVVHITKLLNDNLEKLEIKPDGKKYAYHMPCHLKAQKYANSSIDLMQKSLGYDIKNLNSHCCGIAGSWGLSAENYDLSMEIASDLHRKLNDSNAEIAVTDCPTCRIQMEHISDKHVLHPVEVLAKCLKD from the coding sequence ATGAAAACTTCGAAACTTGAATGGGGAGTGGAGATGCCGCAACTTACGGATAATATTTTTGATGAATTGCACGAGATAATTAAGGGGGATGTCTATACCGATAAACTCAGAAGGTATATGCATTCCACGGATGGGAGTATTTACAGGGTAGAGCCATCCTGTGTCGTATATCCAAAGGATGAAGAGGATGTAAAATCTGTAATTGATTTTGCTTTGAAATATGGTTTGTCAGTGCATCCTCGTGGTGCAGGTAGCGGGTTATGTGGTTCTGCTATCGGTAAAGGTATTGTGATAGATTTTATGAAATATATGAACAGACTTCTGGAAGTGAATTATGAAGAAGGTTATTTCGTGTGTGAACCTGGCTATCGTTTTGGTGAACTAGAGAAAGTAATTTCTAAAGAAGGTTTTTTCTTCCCACCTGATCCTTCCAGTGGTGAATATACATCCTTTGGGGGTATGTTCGGAACAAATGCCAGCGGTGCGCATTCGGTGAAATATGGCAATGTTTCAGATTATGTGCTTGATGCAGATATTATTTTAAGTAATGGTGAGAAAATTGTTATTTCTGAGGTTTTAAAAAAGGATTATGATGAACTGGATGATAATTTAAAGAGAATTTATGATCTTTATGAAAAGAATAAAGAAAAAATTGAATCAGCTTACCCCCCTGTAAAATATAATGTGACAGGGTATAATCTGAGGGAGCTTGTAAAAGGTGGGAGGCTCGATTTATCCAAGCTGTTCTGTGGTGCCGAAGGTACTTTGGGAATTGCTACAAAGCTAAAGTTTAAAATAATCCCAAAACCTAAATATGATAGTCTTATTGTGGCTTATTTTGACGATATTATTGCCAGTGCAGAAGCAGTGCAGCTTATTTTGCCCATGGGGCCAAGTGGAATAGAAATAATGGATAAATCGCTTTTGAAGATTGCCAAAGATAATGATGAGACTTTACGTGATAAAATTCCTGATGGGATAGATAATGTATTGTTAATTGAGTTTGATTCCTTTGATAAAGATGAAGCGAGGTTGATGGCTGAAAAGGCTAAGGCACTTATAGAAGAGCATGGTTTAACAAATAGTGCTTTTTTGGCAGTGGAAAAGGAGGAAAAGGAAAAATTCTGGGCTATTAGGAAAGCTGCAGTACCGATACTGTATAAGTTGAAAGGGAGAAAGAAGATTTTAGCTTTGATAGAGGATGCTGCAGTACCTACTGATAAGCTTGTTGAGTATTTTAAAGGGCTGTATGCTCTGCTGGAAAAACATAAAGTTGATTTTGTTATTTATGGACATATTGCGAAAGGGTTACTTCATACAAGACCACTGCTTGATTTGCAAGATCCTCATGATATAGATTACTTGAAAATATTAGCTGATGAGGTTTTTGAGCTAGTAAATTCTCTGGATGGTGCCATTTCGGGTGAGCATGGGGATGGAAGGATTAGAAGTTATTATATAGAAAAACAGTATCCTGAGATTTACCACCTTTTTAAAGAGGTAAAAAATATATTTGATGAGAATAGTATCTTTAATCCTGAGATAATAACCCATAGTGACCCATATCAGGTGAAAAAATTCTTAAGATTCGGCAAAGATTATCGAAGCTATGATTTACCTAATAAATTGCTTGTATGGAGTGAAGGCTTTCTTGATGAAGTGGAAAAGTGTCATGGATGTTCAAAATGTACCACCGTAACTGAAGCAACAAGGATGTGTCCTATTTACAAATTCACAAGAGATGAGGCGGCTGCGCCTAAGGCTAAAGCTAATATTTTAAGAGCTTTGGTAAGTGGTGCCATTGATGATAAGGCTCTGTTTGATAAAGCGTTTCAATATGTAATAAATCACTGCGTGAATTGTGGAAGCTGTTACAAAGAATGTCCTTCAAATGTCAACATTCCCAAAATGGCTATGGAAGCAAGGGCTCAATATGTTAAAAAATTTGGTGCCGGAATCGAGAAAAAACTTGTAGTAAGTGTTGAATTGGCTGCAAGGACTACAAGAAAGATTTCGCCACTGCTTGAAAAAGTTATGAAGCCGAAAATTGTAAGAAAAATAAATGAATTATTTACAGGGCTTGCTGAAGAAAGAGAGTTTATTGCTTTTAAGAGTAAATCACTTTTTGAGCAAGTGGAAAGGGAAGAGGGGGCAGGTGATAAATCGGTACTTTACTTTACAGGTTGTTATGCCGGGTATATAGAGCCAAATATAGGGCTATCTACCATAAAACTTTTAAAGGCCATTGGATACAAAGTTTATATTCCAGATCAACATTGTTGCGGTTTGCCTATGATTTCAAAGGGGATGGTGGACAGTGCCAAAAAGAAGGTTAAGAAGAATTTGTCAAAATGGGGAAATCTCATTGATAAAGTAGATTATATTGTGGTTTCCTGTTCATCCTGCGGATTATCATTGCTACAAGAGTGGGGGTATCTGTTAAATACGGAAGAGATTGAGAAGATAAAAAGTAAGGTTGTTCATATTACAAAACTGTTAAACGATAACCTTGAAAAGTTAGAAATAAAACCTGATGGTAAAAAGTATGCCTATCATATGCCTTGCCATTTGAAGGCTCAAAAGTATGCTAACAGTTCTATTGATCTAATGCAAAAAAGTTTGGGCTATGATATCAAAAATTTAAATTCTCACTGTTGTGGTATTGCAGGAAGTTGGGGGCTTTCCGCAGAAAATTATGATTTGAGTATGGAGATTGCCTCTGATTTACATAGAAAACTCAATGACTCAAATGCGGAAATAGCGGTTACCGATTGTCCGACATGTAGAATACAGATGGAACATATAAGTGATAAACATGTTTTGCATCCTGTGGAGGTGCTTGCTAAGTGCTTAAAAGATTAA
- a CDS encoding ABC transporter ATP-binding protein: MNPLAILECNNIFKSFDISSTFISKSKVKVHALNGVNFYVKRGEIVGIVGESGSGKTTLAKIITNIYKPDSGNIYFNKKNIHKDSESYSEYRKNVQMVFQDPYSSLNPRLKIISTLKDGIKQYITNNKKEIHEICKSLIKSVGLEEDHLYRYPHQFSGGQRQRISIARALSVDPEVIVADEPVSALDVSVQAQILNLFKKLNKEKNKTIILISHDLAVVNFLCHRVYVMYKGFVVEMAETEKLLKNPLHPYTYQLINSKHLQVDEVKNENVKSSCPYAERCKKYSAKCDNEIKLIEVGKNHFVRCAYYE; this comes from the coding sequence ATGAATCCATTGGCGATTTTAGAATGTAATAACATTTTCAAGTCATTTGATATTTCCTCCACATTTATTTCTAAGAGTAAGGTAAAAGTTCACGCTTTAAACGGAGTAAACTTTTATGTAAAAAGAGGAGAAATTGTTGGTATAGTAGGTGAATCAGGCAGTGGCAAAACCACTTTGGCCAAAATTATTACAAATATATACAAGCCAGATTCAGGTAATATTTATTTTAATAAAAAAAATATCCATAAAGATAGTGAATCTTATTCTGAATACAGAAAAAATGTTCAGATGGTTTTTCAAGACCCTTATTCTAGTTTAAACCCAAGGCTGAAAATCATATCAACCCTTAAAGATGGGATAAAGCAGTATATTACAAACAACAAAAAAGAAATTCATGAAATTTGCAAGTCACTGATAAAGTCTGTTGGGCTTGAAGAAGACCATCTTTATAGATACCCCCATCAGTTTTCCGGTGGACAAAGACAAAGGATATCCATAGCAAGAGCTCTATCAGTGGATCCTGAAGTCATTGTAGCTGATGAGCCTGTTAGTGCGCTTGATGTTTCCGTTCAGGCACAAATTCTAAACCTCTTTAAGAAATTAAATAAAGAAAAAAACAAAACCATTATTTTAATCTCTCACGATTTAGCAGTAGTTAATTTTTTATGCCATCGAGTTTATGTGATGTATAAAGGGTTCGTAGTGGAAATGGCAGAAACGGAAAAACTGTTAAAAAATCCTTTACATCCCTATACATATCAATTAATAAATTCCAAGCATCTGCAGGTGGATGAAGTAAAAAATGAAAATGTTAAATCCAGTTGCCCTTATGCTGAACGTTGTAAAAAATACTCAGCAAAATGCGATAATGAAATAAAGCTCATTGAAGTGGGAAAAAATCATTTCGTACGATGTGCTTATTATGAGTAA